The nucleotide window CCTGTTCCTCAAAAGTCAATAGCGACGCTGGCTCAGCGCGCACGCGTCCGCCCGTTATGAGGCGCGGGTGGGCAATCATTCAATTCTCTCGAATCGGGGTGCTTGCTAGTtctcgctcgctcgaggGGGACgctgcgtcgccggcagAGATTGCCTTATGGGACTTGGAACAGGATCTCGAATGCGGTTTCCATCTGACATGTTTTGCATTTCAGGTGGTTGCTGTTCTCACCTCGCGGGCAGAGACGATCTGCAGAGGACGCAGGGCGACCTTGAGGTCGGCCGTGTTGGTCTCGAGGTCGTAAAGAGCCTGGGCAATGTTCTGCTCCAGCTCGGAGGGGTTCTGCCGCGTAGGGCTGTTGGGAGCGATCTTGTTCAGGGCCTGGGCGCTCATCTTGacggctggtgctgctcgacggtggtgatggtcgGTTGGTGTCGTGAGGTGTGGTTGCTCTCTGAAGTTTTGCGCACTTCGCGAGTTTCGCTAAATTGGGGTTTTCGTGCCCTGCAGGGTTGTGTGTGAAAGTGGGTTACTCGCGGCTGCTCATTGGCGCTGGGAAGACAGGGGACCCACTGCCCAGGCCTGGTTGatggaaagggggggggggggcataGAATCACGTGCCGTTCACAATTCGGTCAGTGAGCGTATCTTGGCATTTCCGACTTCGCATGAAGTACAAATGCTAAGTCACTTCGTACGTGACAAATGAAGCAGGTCCGTCAAGCTTGGAGGCGATTTGCCGCCAAGTCTCGCCTGCTCGGTCGTCGAATGCTCTGTTTAGATACCTAAGTTTGACAGATCAGCGTGGCGTGAAGCCGGCTGGTTTGCCTGCGACGCCTAATAGCCAGGTCGCAGCAATGGCAAAAACAGGTCAACGATATCGACGCGCAACTCAGACCTGTCGATCAAGCTGTGGTCAAGCAATTGGAATGCCCTAGAATTGCAATTGTTTACCTCCGAATGCTGCGTAAGTACGTCATCGAGGGAGCCTTCGACAGATTTTACCTACCCTCAAGGTCCAGCAGACCGTGTGCGTCCCATTACCGTGTCCGTGTAAGCCACTTCGTCTTGCGACAGCCCCTTGAATGAGACAAGGTATAGCTACCACTCTACTGTCACCTGCCGAGTATAATGTTGTCATACTGTGCCTGCCTCTTTTACCCTCTACACCGCCAAAACATCAAGCCGGCGAAATGTGGAAGGTGCGCATCCTGCCCTTCAGTGCGCTCCTGCCACTTAAGTGCGTAGCCATGCGAGGCATGTCTTCTCAGCATGGCCTCCAATGCAtcctttttttccttcttcctTATGCTCTACCCTCATTCATACACTTGAGACGCAGAATTGGCACCCGTCTCTCTCCTTTGATCAACATTCAGGTCCCGATCGCCACCGAATACCGACAGGGGACACTGTAATGGCGCTCAAGACTGCGATCTTGTTCACCTTCTTGGGCGTTGTTGCCCAGGTCCTGGCCCATGGAAACCATCAAACTCCAGGCTTCACGTATCTGGGCTGCTTTAAGGTCGATCTAGCGGCCTTCACCAATCCCATGGTGTTCTCCGACGGGGCCCTGACCCCAGAGGCTTGCCAGCAAGCTTGCCGAGGCTATCAGCTTGCCGCCGTGTTTCAAGAGTAGGCTCCTCCGCAGGTCTTTCTTTCGAACTTGGTTTGACTAGTGCCAGTTGTTGCCGATGCGGCAAGAATGCATACGCCATGGTCAAACTCGACGAAGAGATCTGCGACCACTCGTGCATGGGCAACCCTGCTCTAGGTGCTTGTGGCAGCAACTGTGCCCAAGATACCGCGACAACTGGCAATGTCTACGGAAACAGGCGCCCTTTTCCCCATGGAGAGGACCCCGTGACTATTAGGATAAGCAATCCGTTGGCTCCTCCTTCATCGACCAGCACGACCTGTACTGAGGAGCAAATCCTGTCTGCAAGTCCTACTATCGTCACTCGGTCACGTCAAGGACAAGAGCCTGTGACCATCAGGATGACCAACACGGGTGCTCCGACTCAGCCAGCGGACACTACCTGCAGTGAGAACAACATGCCGCCAACAGCGTCTCCGCAGGTAACGTTGGTTTCGCCGGTGGGCGTCGCCCCTGACGCACCAACCACGGTACCTACGGGGCCAAGTCTACAACCTGCTCCTGTTCCCTCGTCCATTTTACCTGCATTGCAGGATCCTGCTGGTTCAACTACACCACCATTGGATGATTACGGCAAGACCGAAGTGCCCGTTTCTGTCACCACGGCGCCCCAAGAAGAACCGACCCAGGGCCCAGAGCCACCGAGCTACGGCGAGCCTTCTCTCGGAGGATTTAGCCCAGACCGCAGCTCGAGCCCTAGTCCTCCTGATTATTCTCCCGCTGAGCAACCTACGCCATCTACAGACAGCGTTCCTGACCCATATTCGCCAGACCAAGGCTACAATGAGCCTCCACCAACTGCAAactgctcgtcctcgtttGCGCCGGACGTTTTTCCTTCAGAGACAACACTCTGGCCCAAGGCATCCAACACGGACGATCCCCAGGATCAGCCACCTGTCCCCTCTCAAGTCCCAGGATCCTATACAACCCGCACCCATGTTCCACCGTTTACCActgtcggcggcctggcctttctc belongs to Purpureocillium takamizusanense chromosome 1, complete sequence and includes:
- the TWF1_1 gene encoding Twinfilin-1 (COG:W~EggNog:ENOG503NXFR~TransMembrane:1 (i21-42o)), giving the protein MWKVRILPFSPDRHRIPTGDTVMALKTAILFTFLGVVAQVLAHGNHQTPGFTYLGCFKVDLAAFTNPMVFSDGALTPEACQQACRGYQLAAVFQE
- a CDS encoding uncharacterized protein (EggNog:ENOG503PHPI), producing the protein MTNTGAPTQPADTTCSENNMPPTASPQVTLQPAPVPSSILPALQDPAGSTTPPLDDYGKTEVPVSVTTAPQEEPTQGPEPPSYGEPSLGGFSPDRSSSPSPPDYSPAEQPTPSTDSVPDPYSPDQGYNEPPPTANCSSSFAPDVFPSETTLWPKASNTDDPQDQPPVPSQVPGSYTTRTHVPPFTTVGGLAFLAAMII